The following proteins come from a genomic window of Ursus arctos isolate Adak ecotype North America unplaced genomic scaffold, UrsArc2.0 scaffold_12, whole genome shotgun sequence:
- the ALG6 gene encoding dolichyl pyrophosphate Man9GlcNAc2 alpha-1,3-glucosyltransferase isoform X8 produces MFGDYEAQRHWQEITFNLPVEQWYFNSSDNNLQYWGLDYPPLTAYHSLLCAYVAKFINPDWIALHSSRGYESQAHKLFMRTTVLIADLLIYIPAVVLYCCCLKEISTKKKIANALCILLYPGLILIDYGHFQYNSVSLGFALWGVLGVSCDWDLLGSLAFCLAINYKQMELYHSLPFFCFLLGKCFKKGLKGKGFVLLIKLACTVVASFILCWLPFFTEREQLLQVLRRLFPVDRGLFEDKVANIWCSFSIFLKIKDILPRHIQIVISFCFTFLSLLPACIKLTLQPSPKGFRFTLVSCALSFFLFSFQVHEKSILLVSLPVCLVLSEIPFMSTWFLLVSTFSMLPLLLKDELLMPSVVTTMAFFIACAVSFSIFEKTSEEELQLKSFSISVRKYLPCFTFLPRIIQYLFLISVISMVLLTLITVTLEPPQKLPDLFSVLVCFVSCLNFLFFLVYFNIIIMWDSKNGRNQKKIN; encoded by the exons gtattttaACAGTAGTGATAACAATTTACAGTATTGGGGATTGGATTATCCACCTCTTACGGCCTATCATAGTCTTTTATGTGCCTATGT GGCAAAGTTCATAAATCCAGACTGGATTGCTCTCCATTCATCACGTGGATATGAGAGTCAGGCACATAAGCTCTTTATGCGCACCACAG tgttaattGCTGATTTGCTGATTTATATACCTGCAGTGGTTTTATACTGTTGTTGTTTAAAAGAAATCTCAACCAAGAAAAAG aTTGCTAATGCATTATGCATATTGCTGTATCCAGGCCTTATTCTTATCGACTATGGACATTTTCA ATATAATTCCGTGAGTCTTGGCTTTGCTTTGTGGGGTGTTCTTGGAGTATCTTGTGACTGGGACCTGCTAGGCTCACTGGCATTTTGTTTAGCTATAAATTATAAACAGATGGAACTTTACCACTCCTTGCCATTTTTTTGCTTTCTACTTGGCAAGTGTTTTAAAAAAGGCCTAAAAGGAAAGGG GTTTGTGTTGTTAATTAAGCTAGCTTGTACAGTTGTGGCTTCCTTCATTCTCTGCTGGCTGCCATTCTTTACAGAAAGGGAGCAACTGCTGCAAGTTCTAAGAAGACTCTTCCCAGTTGATCGTGGATTATTTGAG gATAAAGTAGCCAATATTTGGTGCAGCTTCAGTATCTTTCTGAAGATCAAGGATATTTTGCCACGTCACATCCAGATAGTAATCAG cttttgtttcacatttttgagCCTGCTTCCTGCATGTATAAAATTAACACTTCAGCCCTCTCCCAAAGGATTCAGATTTACTCTG GTTAGCTGTGCActgtcattctttttattttctttccaagtaCATGAAAAGTCCATTCTCCTGGTATCATT aCCAGTCTGCTTAGTTTTAAGTGAAATTCCTTTTATGTCTACTTGGTTTTTACTTGTATCAACATTTAG TATGCTGCCTCTTCTATTGAAGGATGAACTCCTAATGCCCTCAGTTGTGACAACAATGGCATTTTTTATAGCTTGCGCAGTTTccttttcaatatttgaaaagacTTCTGAAGAAGAACTGCAGTTGAaatccttttccatttctgttagGAAATATCTTCCATGTTTTACATTTCTTCCcagaattatacaatatttg TTTCTTATCTCAGTCATCAGTATGGTACTTCTGACACTGATAACTGTCACACTGGAACCTCCTCAGAAATTGCCGGACTTATTTTCTGTATTGGTTTGTTTTGTATCTTGCTTGAACTTCCTGTTCTTCTTGGTATACTTTAACATTATAATCATGTGGGACtccaaaaatggaagaaatcagaagaaaatcaACTAG
- the ALG6 gene encoding dolichyl pyrophosphate Man9GlcNAc2 alpha-1,3-glucosyltransferase isoform X6, whose product MKLRDTGKKLLLIYQSNNVFCTSCLLPWPRYFNSSDNNLQYWGLDYPPLTAYHSLLCAYVAKFINPDWIALHSSRGYESQAHKLFMRTTVLIADLLIYIPAVVLYCCCLKEISTKKKIANALCILLYPGLILIDYGHFQYNSVSLGFALWGVLGVSCDWDLLGSLAFCLAINYKQMELYHSLPFFCFLLGKCFKKGLKGKGFVLLIKLACTVVASFILCWLPFFTEREQLLQVLRRLFPVDRGLFEDKVANIWCSFSIFLKIKDILPRHIQIVISFCFTFLSLLPACIKLTLQPSPKGFRFTLVSCALSFFLFSFQVHEKSILLVSLPVCLVLSEIPFMSTWFLLVSTFSMLPLLLKDELLMPSVVTTMAFFIACAVSFSIFEKTSEEELQLKSFSISVRKYLPCFTFLPRIIQYLFLISVISMVLLTLITVTLEPPQKLPDLFSVLVCFVSCLNFLFFLVYFNIIIMWDSKNGRNQKKIN is encoded by the exons gtattttaACAGTAGTGATAACAATTTACAGTATTGGGGATTGGATTATCCACCTCTTACGGCCTATCATAGTCTTTTATGTGCCTATGT GGCAAAGTTCATAAATCCAGACTGGATTGCTCTCCATTCATCACGTGGATATGAGAGTCAGGCACATAAGCTCTTTATGCGCACCACAG tgttaattGCTGATTTGCTGATTTATATACCTGCAGTGGTTTTATACTGTTGTTGTTTAAAAGAAATCTCAACCAAGAAAAAG aTTGCTAATGCATTATGCATATTGCTGTATCCAGGCCTTATTCTTATCGACTATGGACATTTTCA ATATAATTCCGTGAGTCTTGGCTTTGCTTTGTGGGGTGTTCTTGGAGTATCTTGTGACTGGGACCTGCTAGGCTCACTGGCATTTTGTTTAGCTATAAATTATAAACAGATGGAACTTTACCACTCCTTGCCATTTTTTTGCTTTCTACTTGGCAAGTGTTTTAAAAAAGGCCTAAAAGGAAAGGG GTTTGTGTTGTTAATTAAGCTAGCTTGTACAGTTGTGGCTTCCTTCATTCTCTGCTGGCTGCCATTCTTTACAGAAAGGGAGCAACTGCTGCAAGTTCTAAGAAGACTCTTCCCAGTTGATCGTGGATTATTTGAG gATAAAGTAGCCAATATTTGGTGCAGCTTCAGTATCTTTCTGAAGATCAAGGATATTTTGCCACGTCACATCCAGATAGTAATCAG cttttgtttcacatttttgagCCTGCTTCCTGCATGTATAAAATTAACACTTCAGCCCTCTCCCAAAGGATTCAGATTTACTCTG GTTAGCTGTGCActgtcattctttttattttctttccaagtaCATGAAAAGTCCATTCTCCTGGTATCATT aCCAGTCTGCTTAGTTTTAAGTGAAATTCCTTTTATGTCTACTTGGTTTTTACTTGTATCAACATTTAG TATGCTGCCTCTTCTATTGAAGGATGAACTCCTAATGCCCTCAGTTGTGACAACAATGGCATTTTTTATAGCTTGCGCAGTTTccttttcaatatttgaaaagacTTCTGAAGAAGAACTGCAGTTGAaatccttttccatttctgttagGAAATATCTTCCATGTTTTACATTTCTTCCcagaattatacaatatttg TTTCTTATCTCAGTCATCAGTATGGTACTTCTGACACTGATAACTGTCACACTGGAACCTCCTCAGAAATTGCCGGACTTATTTTCTGTATTGGTTTGTTTTGTATCTTGCTTGAACTTCCTGTTCTTCTTGGTATACTTTAACATTATAATCATGTGGGACtccaaaaatggaagaaatcagaagaaaatcaACTAG
- the ALG6 gene encoding dolichyl pyrophosphate Man9GlcNAc2 alpha-1,3-glucosyltransferase isoform X5, giving the protein MKKVLENPLCLVIMKLRDTGKKLLLIYQSNNVFCTSCLLPWPRYFNSSDNNLQYWGLDYPPLTAYHSLLCAYVAKFINPDWIALHSSRGYESQAHKLFMRTTVLIADLLIYIPAVVLYCCCLKEISTKKKIANALCILLYPGLILIDYGHFQYNSVSLGFALWGVLGVSCDWDLLGSLAFCLAINYKQMELYHSLPFFCFLLGKCFKKGLKGKGFVLLIKLACTVVASFILCWLPFFTEREQLLQVLRRLFPVDRGLFEDKVANIWCSFSIFLKIKDILPRHIQIVISFCFTFLSLLPACIKLTLQPSPKGFRFTLVSCALSFFLFSFQVHEKSILLVSLPVCLVLSEIPFMSTWFLLVSTFSMLPLLLKDELLMPSVVTTMAFFIACAVSFSIFEKTSEEELQLKSFSISVRKYLPCFTFLPRIIQYLFLISVISMVLLTLITVTLEPPQKLPDLFSVLVCFVSCLNFLFFLVYFNIIIMWDSKNGRNQKKIN; this is encoded by the exons gtattttaACAGTAGTGATAACAATTTACAGTATTGGGGATTGGATTATCCACCTCTTACGGCCTATCATAGTCTTTTATGTGCCTATGT GGCAAAGTTCATAAATCCAGACTGGATTGCTCTCCATTCATCACGTGGATATGAGAGTCAGGCACATAAGCTCTTTATGCGCACCACAG tgttaattGCTGATTTGCTGATTTATATACCTGCAGTGGTTTTATACTGTTGTTGTTTAAAAGAAATCTCAACCAAGAAAAAG aTTGCTAATGCATTATGCATATTGCTGTATCCAGGCCTTATTCTTATCGACTATGGACATTTTCA ATATAATTCCGTGAGTCTTGGCTTTGCTTTGTGGGGTGTTCTTGGAGTATCTTGTGACTGGGACCTGCTAGGCTCACTGGCATTTTGTTTAGCTATAAATTATAAACAGATGGAACTTTACCACTCCTTGCCATTTTTTTGCTTTCTACTTGGCAAGTGTTTTAAAAAAGGCCTAAAAGGAAAGGG GTTTGTGTTGTTAATTAAGCTAGCTTGTACAGTTGTGGCTTCCTTCATTCTCTGCTGGCTGCCATTCTTTACAGAAAGGGAGCAACTGCTGCAAGTTCTAAGAAGACTCTTCCCAGTTGATCGTGGATTATTTGAG gATAAAGTAGCCAATATTTGGTGCAGCTTCAGTATCTTTCTGAAGATCAAGGATATTTTGCCACGTCACATCCAGATAGTAATCAG cttttgtttcacatttttgagCCTGCTTCCTGCATGTATAAAATTAACACTTCAGCCCTCTCCCAAAGGATTCAGATTTACTCTG GTTAGCTGTGCActgtcattctttttattttctttccaagtaCATGAAAAGTCCATTCTCCTGGTATCATT aCCAGTCTGCTTAGTTTTAAGTGAAATTCCTTTTATGTCTACTTGGTTTTTACTTGTATCAACATTTAG TATGCTGCCTCTTCTATTGAAGGATGAACTCCTAATGCCCTCAGTTGTGACAACAATGGCATTTTTTATAGCTTGCGCAGTTTccttttcaatatttgaaaagacTTCTGAAGAAGAACTGCAGTTGAaatccttttccatttctgttagGAAATATCTTCCATGTTTTACATTTCTTCCcagaattatacaatatttg TTTCTTATCTCAGTCATCAGTATGGTACTTCTGACACTGATAACTGTCACACTGGAACCTCCTCAGAAATTGCCGGACTTATTTTCTGTATTGGTTTGTTTTGTATCTTGCTTGAACTTCCTGTTCTTCTTGGTATACTTTAACATTATAATCATGTGGGACtccaaaaatggaagaaatcagaagaaaatcaACTAG